A window from Dehalobacter sp. DCA encodes these proteins:
- a CDS encoding septum formation initiator family protein, with translation MLTAQRKLQFNESFAYQEYDQILDKGKPKAKKAAPSKKTSQMLKYRAMALLVILGIIGMFGLIGAKTVHITVVKAAEIKALQKEIQTLNVENDLLQVEVDKLSSVSRIEKVALAMGMEKPEGTIYIASSLIQPESTAEVDQTQKTAAVPVEGKANSIFENVFSIFSSFFASTQR, from the coding sequence ATGTTAACAGCACAGAGAAAACTACAATTCAATGAATCCTTTGCCTATCAGGAATATGATCAAATTCTTGATAAAGGCAAGCCAAAGGCCAAAAAAGCCGCCCCGTCCAAAAAGACCTCTCAGATGCTGAAGTATCGGGCCATGGCACTCTTGGTCATATTGGGGATTATTGGGATGTTCGGTCTGATTGGGGCCAAAACAGTACATATCACCGTGGTCAAAGCTGCGGAAATCAAAGCCCTGCAAAAGGAAATTCAGACCCTGAACGTAGAAAATGATCTGTTGCAGGTTGAAGTCGACAAGCTCAGCTCCGTTTCCAGAATTGAAAAGGTTGCCCTGGCAATGGGTATGGAGAAGCCGGAAGGAACGATCTATATTGCCAGCAGCCTGATCCAGCCTGAGAGTACAGCAGAGGTTGACCAAACTCAGAAGACTGCGGCGGTGCCGGTTGAAGGCAAAGCCAATTCTATATTTGAAAATGTATTCAGCATATTTTCTAGCTTTTTTGCTTCAACCCAAAGATAG
- a CDS encoding UDP-N-acetylmuramoyl-L-alanyl-D-glutamate--2,6-diaminopimelate ligase has product MSSSEKTLAEIIDGMKQVEVLGDTQTVINGITHDSRTVSPGNLYVCIRGYQADGHAFAEAAVRASATALAVEEFLPLAVPQLKFTDTRKAMGFLAAEVFGNPSDRLELVGVTGTNGKTTVTHLIERIVQQSGKKTGLIGTLGSRIGNNAYPGQHTTPESTEIQLLLAEMVAENVDLAVMEVSSHALDLGRVNGCVFNAGIFTNLTQDHLDYHKDMQEYLKVKALLFSGLNGGKAGQLAVLNADDVSCVFLKEQAGCRAVTYGVDHEADYRAVNIRLSDRGVEFDVIFHGKSAEIFYSTPGKFSVYNVLAAIAWALESGYPTEIVVQALHSIKGVPGRFESIRKGQPFLVIVDYAHTPDGLENVLRTAREITAGKLITVFGCGGDRDRKKRPLMGEAAGRFSDYIVVTSDNPRTEDPDKIIEDIIPGLKSANYKVIKDRCSAIDEACTAAGSGDTVLIAGKGHEDYQILGTEKIHFDDREEADKVLRRLGYVE; this is encoded by the coding sequence ATGTCTAGTTCTGAAAAAACGCTGGCGGAAATCATTGACGGTATGAAACAGGTTGAAGTGCTTGGAGATACGCAGACGGTAATTAATGGGATCACCCATGACTCAAGAACGGTATCTCCAGGCAATCTATATGTATGCATTAGAGGTTATCAGGCGGACGGTCATGCGTTTGCCGAGGCTGCGGTCCGGGCCAGCGCTACAGCGTTAGCCGTGGAGGAGTTCCTGCCGCTAGCCGTACCCCAGCTTAAATTTACGGATACCCGGAAGGCCATGGGTTTTTTAGCGGCTGAGGTCTTCGGGAATCCATCCGACCGGCTTGAACTTGTCGGTGTAACCGGGACGAACGGTAAAACCACAGTGACGCACCTGATTGAGCGGATCGTTCAGCAAAGCGGCAAGAAAACTGGTCTGATCGGTACACTTGGCAGCAGAATAGGAAACAATGCGTATCCCGGCCAGCATACCACGCCTGAATCGACGGAAATTCAACTTTTATTAGCTGAAATGGTTGCGGAAAATGTGGATCTCGCCGTGATGGAAGTATCCTCGCATGCACTCGATTTGGGAAGAGTCAATGGCTGTGTATTCAATGCCGGGATTTTTACCAATCTGACACAGGATCATTTGGATTACCATAAGGATATGCAGGAATACCTCAAAGTGAAAGCGCTACTTTTCTCCGGCTTGAACGGCGGAAAAGCCGGCCAGCTGGCTGTGCTCAATGCTGACGACGTCTCCTGTGTCTTTCTGAAAGAACAGGCGGGTTGCAGGGCAGTCACGTATGGTGTTGACCACGAGGCGGACTACCGGGCTGTGAATATCCGGCTTTCAGACAGAGGTGTTGAATTTGACGTGATTTTTCACGGGAAAAGCGCCGAGATTTTTTATAGTACCCCTGGTAAATTTAGTGTTTACAATGTTCTGGCCGCAATTGCCTGGGCACTGGAAAGCGGATATCCGACTGAGATTGTGGTGCAAGCGCTTCACAGTATCAAAGGGGTTCCGGGCAGATTTGAGAGTATTCGCAAAGGCCAGCCTTTTTTAGTTATTGTCGATTATGCACATACACCGGACGGCCTGGAAAATGTTTTGCGTACGGCCAGAGAAATCACTGCTGGAAAGCTGATCACAGTATTTGGCTGCGGCGGTGACAGGGACCGAAAAAAAAGGCCGCTCATGGGAGAAGCCGCCGGCCGTTTTAGCGACTATATTGTCGTAACCTCGGATAATCCCCGGACTGAAGATCCTGATAAAATTATTGAAGATATTATTCCGGGGCTTAAATCAGCCAATTACAAGGTGATAAAAGACCGCTGCAGTGCGATCGACGAAGCCTGTACGGCAGCCGGTTCCGGGGACACGGTACTTATCGCCGGCAAAGGACATGAAGACTATCAGATTCTAGGCACGGAAAAAATACATTTTGATGACCGGGAAGAAGCAGATAAAGTTCTTAGGAGATTGGGTTATGTGGAATAG
- a CDS encoding histidinol-phosphatase HisJ family protein, with amino-acid sequence MLDLHVHLLGHLDREVTRGNIRLFLDEAKKKNLVQIGFADHDMYWNDLNLDLIRDVAEEYPELQVRIGLEVDYREENEELIRKRISSYPFDYTIGSVHEISGWFFDYPEEEEEHLRRDPDSLYLEYFALVEKAAASGMFQIIGHFDLIKLFKIRPRTDVKILAARALETIRKQGLAIEVNTNGRYKPVQEFYPEPKLLELIYQMGIPITLGSDAHEPSAVGRDLEEVVQQLKLFGVKEITGFAGQRPHALMFKNWLIGE; translated from the coding sequence ATGCTTGATTTACATGTTCATTTGCTCGGACATCTTGACCGGGAAGTAACAAGGGGAAATATCCGTCTTTTTCTTGACGAGGCTAAAAAGAAGAATTTAGTTCAGATCGGTTTTGCAGATCATGATATGTACTGGAATGACCTAAACCTAGATCTGATCAGGGACGTCGCCGAAGAGTATCCTGAATTGCAGGTGAGAATAGGTCTTGAGGTCGACTATCGGGAAGAAAATGAAGAACTGATCCGCAAACGGATTAGTTCATATCCTTTTGACTATACGATTGGTTCTGTCCATGAAATTAGCGGATGGTTCTTCGATTATCCCGAGGAAGAAGAAGAACATCTCAGGCGGGACCCTGACAGCTTGTATCTGGAGTACTTCGCGCTGGTGGAAAAAGCAGCTGCCAGCGGAATGTTTCAGATTATCGGGCATTTCGATTTGATCAAACTGTTCAAAATAAGGCCGCGGACAGACGTAAAAATTCTTGCAGCCAGGGCCCTGGAAACGATTAGGAAGCAAGGACTGGCCATCGAAGTCAATACCAACGGACGGTATAAGCCTGTGCAGGAATTTTATCCGGAGCCGAAACTGCTTGAACTGATTTACCAGATGGGCATCCCAATCACCCTGGGCTCAGATGCGCATGAACCAAGTGCAGTGGGACGTGATCTTGAAGAGGTTGTCCAGCAGTTAAAGCTATTCGGCGTAAAAGAAATAACCGGGTTTGCGGGGCAAAGACCTCATGCTTTGATGTTTAAAAACTGGTTGATTGGAGAATAA
- a CDS encoding Fur family transcriptional regulator, whose translation MNAVEILKGLKDKGIRFTPQRQAILEFLLVTDSHPTAEEIYKQVKTKFPGVSLGTIYNTLNMLKEHGFLLELPCGDMSSRFDGNPVNHYHVMCSRCGRVVDFHSSLIDMDAMVTDKTGFDVHTHNLVFYGVCPGCQDSKE comes from the coding sequence GTGAATGCTGTCGAAATTCTAAAGGGATTAAAGGATAAGGGAATACGCTTTACTCCCCAAAGGCAGGCAATTTTGGAATTTTTATTAGTTACTGATTCCCATCCCACTGCGGAAGAGATCTACAAACAGGTGAAGACGAAGTTCCCCGGTGTGAGCCTGGGCACGATTTACAACACACTGAATATGCTCAAGGAACATGGGTTTCTTCTGGAACTTCCTTGTGGGGATATGTCCAGCCGTTTCGATGGTAATCCGGTAAACCATTATCATGTGATGTGTTCGAGATGTGGCAGAGTTGTCGATTTTCATAGCTCATTGATTGATATGGATGCAATGGTCACTGATAAAACAGGATTTGATGTACATACCCATAACCTGGTATTTTATGGGGTATGTCCAGGCTGTCAAGACAGCAAAGAATAA
- a CDS encoding penicillin-binding transpeptidase domain-containing protein yields MVQYIKTRKRILLLFGLCSLFLLILIIRLAFVQLRDGPFLKDLADAEHYRGVPVAAKRGNIEDCNGNILAMSVSAQTVYAIPAEVRKSKRQDEIAAGLAAILDTDQGQVLQKITKRTSVEYVKKKVSAEAAAEITRKNFPGIGIIEDSTRFYPNGSLAAHILGFTGIDSQGLEGIEYSRDEELTGTSGSILTEYGANGIKIPGGQHEFIQPVQGNTVKLTIDKNIQAFAERELAKLMAGQGVNMEGKVPKNASILVMEPSTGRMLAIASAPTYDPNNYQASNASTRRNIAIQNGYEPGSTFKIITLAAAIEEGDYKPNESFTDPGYATILNKKIRCWKAGGHGTQTMVEVVENSCNPGFIMLGQRLGMDKFYQYLTAFGFGQKTGIEMSGEAKGILAKKKKATALDLATMSIGQTNNVTPIQLLTAVSAVANGGTLLEPQLVQEITVPTDEVLVPFAKKTVRRVISEDTAKLEREILESVVTNGTGRRTFLPGYRVAGKTGTAQKVGSGGYIQGEYVASFIGFAPADHPRLAILVVIDGVPFYGGVVAAPVFSSVMLDSLKYLGVQPDLDAPLTPGEPLYGVEFPAVKEAATVPSVLGYTSAEAQAALKKQGFNVKVKGSGAVVVDQIPHGDSEVEKGSTVLLYFGTETGKETLAPWLEVSDPDVEAIENLGERIPISLNPDLAE; encoded by the coding sequence ATGGTGCAATACATCAAGACGCGTAAAAGAATTCTCTTATTATTTGGGCTATGCAGCCTTTTCCTGCTGATTCTGATTATCCGGCTCGCGTTTGTTCAGCTGCGGGATGGCCCTTTCCTAAAAGACCTGGCGGATGCCGAGCATTACCGCGGTGTTCCGGTCGCAGCTAAAAGAGGCAATATTGAAGACTGCAACGGCAATATCCTAGCGATGAGTGTCAGTGCCCAGACAGTCTATGCGATTCCGGCCGAAGTCAGAAAATCCAAGCGGCAGGATGAAATAGCGGCCGGACTTGCCGCTATTCTGGACACGGACCAAGGACAGGTTCTGCAAAAAATTACGAAACGGACTTCCGTCGAGTATGTCAAAAAGAAAGTATCTGCGGAAGCTGCAGCAGAGATCACCAGGAAAAATTTCCCGGGTATAGGTATTATCGAAGACAGTACACGGTTTTATCCGAATGGCTCATTGGCGGCGCATATTTTAGGTTTTACCGGAATTGACAGTCAGGGGCTGGAAGGAATTGAATACTCCAGGGATGAAGAACTTACAGGAACATCCGGCAGCATCCTTACCGAATACGGAGCAAACGGCATAAAAATTCCCGGAGGCCAGCATGAATTTATCCAGCCGGTTCAGGGGAATACAGTCAAACTCACCATTGACAAAAACATCCAGGCTTTTGCCGAAAGAGAGCTGGCTAAACTGATGGCCGGCCAGGGTGTCAACATGGAAGGCAAAGTCCCAAAGAATGCCTCTATTCTTGTTATGGAGCCTTCAACAGGACGGATGCTGGCGATCGCTTCTGCACCCACTTATGATCCGAATAACTACCAAGCGTCCAATGCGTCAACCCGACGGAATATTGCAATTCAAAATGGCTATGAGCCAGGGTCAACCTTTAAGATCATTACACTCGCAGCAGCGATTGAAGAGGGTGACTATAAGCCGAATGAAAGCTTTACAGATCCCGGTTATGCGACAATTTTAAACAAAAAAATCCGCTGTTGGAAAGCTGGCGGGCACGGAACTCAAACCATGGTGGAAGTTGTCGAGAACTCCTGCAACCCGGGATTTATTATGCTGGGGCAGCGCCTCGGGATGGATAAGTTTTATCAATATCTGACGGCGTTCGGTTTCGGGCAGAAGACAGGGATTGAAATGTCCGGAGAGGCGAAAGGCATCCTGGCCAAAAAGAAGAAAGCAACGGCCTTGGATCTGGCCACGATGTCCATTGGCCAAACCAATAATGTTACCCCCATTCAGCTCCTGACAGCAGTTTCGGCGGTTGCCAACGGAGGTACGCTGCTTGAGCCCCAGTTGGTTCAGGAAATTACAGTGCCGACAGATGAGGTACTTGTCCCATTTGCGAAGAAGACGGTGCGGCGGGTCATCAGTGAGGATACTGCCAAGCTCGAGCGTGAAATCCTGGAGTCTGTCGTCACCAATGGCACGGGCAGAAGGACCTTTCTTCCCGGCTACCGGGTAGCCGGGAAAACCGGCACAGCCCAGAAAGTCGGCAGCGGTGGTTATATCCAGGGAGAATATGTTGCTTCTTTTATCGGGTTTGCACCGGCAGATCATCCACGTCTGGCAATTCTGGTCGTCATTGATGGTGTCCCGTTCTACGGCGGGGTCGTGGCAGCCCCGGTATTCTCGAGCGTTATGCTCGATTCCCTGAAATATCTTGGCGTCCAGCCTGATCTGGATGCTCCGCTCACTCCGGGAGAACCGCTTTATGGTGTGGAGTTCCCCGCTGTCAAAGAAGCCGCCACTGTACCTTCCGTTCTGGGATATACTTCAGCTGAGGCCCAAGCTGCCCTGAAAAAGCAGGGATTTAACGTGAAAGTGAAAGGCAGTGGTGCGGTCGTAGTTGACCAGATCCCGCATGGAGACTCAGAGGTCGAAAAAGGCTCCACGGTGCTGCTTTATTTTGGAACAGAAACAGGCAAAGAAACCTTGGCTCCATGGCTCGAAGTGAGTGACCCGGATGTGGAAGCAATTGAAAACCTGGGAGAGCGGATCCCGATCAGCCTGAATCCGGACCTGGCCGAATAA
- the mraZ gene encoding division/cell wall cluster transcriptional repressor MraZ — protein sequence MFMGEFLHTIDNKGRLIIPAKFRELLGNKSFITKGMEDCLFLYPESGWFDFVEKLKQLPVSQTRAREFTRLFFSSAAECEFDKQGRILVPANLRERAFLEKDVVVVGVMDRIEVWDSLKWREYSTNAAQNYEDDAESLAAMGLMI from the coding sequence ATGTTCATGGGGGAATTTCTCCATACGATAGACAATAAAGGTCGTCTGATCATACCGGCAAAGTTCAGAGAGCTTCTTGGCAATAAGTCGTTTATTACCAAGGGGATGGAGGACTGTCTTTTTCTTTACCCTGAAAGCGGATGGTTTGATTTCGTGGAGAAGCTGAAACAGCTTCCGGTATCGCAAACCAGAGCCCGTGAATTTACCCGCTTGTTCTTTTCCAGCGCTGCCGAGTGCGAATTTGATAAGCAGGGGAGGATCTTGGTACCTGCAAATTTACGGGAGCGTGCTTTTTTGGAAAAAGATGTCGTTGTTGTCGGTGTCATGGATAGAATCGAGGTCTGGGATTCCTTGAAATGGAGAGAATACAGCACCAACGCAGCCCAAAATTATGAAGATGATGCTGAGTCCCTTGCTGCGATGGGTTTAATGATATAG
- a CDS encoding patatin-like phospholipase family protein yields the protein MYGLVLEGGGAKGAYQIGACKAMRELGISYGAVAGTSIGALNGAMIVQGELDKAYELWYEMSPSKVFDIEEVRLEELKKLDISHDGLLYYMKKTKEIASSKGLDITFIKKLLQEIVDEDKLRESKMLFGFTTVSLSDMKPMEFFLEDVPKGKVVEYLLASSNLPAFQQEKIDGKHYLDGGFYDNLPLNMLVGKGFKEIIAIRTNALGRRRKLADREVHVQYISPAETLGSILDFSNEQARYHLKLGYYDVIRQFRRLKGQKYYIEPTGDEDFFIRMMLSLGEKKILALGEKLGFKGIPYRRMLYEYIIPKIAALLDMKKETSYEEMVIALLEFIALEQDIYRFRVYSFQDFLELVSMNLREVKTKSSGEAFALPAFVKQSGVLPKMVKNLILRELIRELFQEQNFAAAILPNKNSQDIT from the coding sequence ATGTACGGTCTTGTTTTGGAAGGCGGAGGCGCAAAAGGCGCCTATCAGATCGGAGCCTGTAAGGCGATGCGGGAATTGGGCATAAGCTACGGGGCAGTGGCCGGTACGTCCATCGGGGCGCTGAATGGGGCGATGATTGTTCAGGGTGAACTGGATAAAGCGTATGAGCTGTGGTATGAGATGTCTCCCTCGAAGGTATTTGATATTGAAGAAGTACGGCTGGAAGAACTTAAAAAGTTGGACATATCTCATGACGGACTGCTTTACTATATGAAGAAGACCAAGGAGATTGCCTCCAGCAAAGGTCTGGATATCACATTTATCAAAAAACTGCTTCAGGAAATCGTGGATGAAGACAAGCTTAGAGAATCCAAAATGTTATTCGGATTTACGACGGTCTCCCTGTCGGATATGAAACCCATGGAATTTTTTCTCGAGGATGTCCCCAAGGGTAAAGTTGTAGAGTATTTACTGGCAAGCTCAAACCTTCCTGCTTTTCAGCAAGAAAAAATCGATGGAAAACACTATCTTGACGGCGGTTTCTATGACAATCTGCCTTTAAACATGCTGGTGGGCAAAGGTTTCAAAGAGATCATTGCTATCAGGACCAACGCGCTGGGCCGTCGCAGAAAGCTTGCGGACAGGGAGGTTCATGTTCAATATATTTCTCCCGCCGAGACGCTTGGCAGTATCCTGGATTTCAGCAATGAACAGGCCAGATACCATCTTAAACTTGGTTATTACGATGTTATAAGGCAGTTCAGGCGTCTGAAAGGCCAAAAATATTATATTGAACCAACAGGGGATGAGGACTTTTTTATCCGCATGATGCTGTCTCTCGGTGAGAAAAAAATTTTGGCGTTGGGAGAAAAGCTGGGCTTTAAAGGCATTCCTTACAGGAGGATGCTTTATGAATATATTATACCGAAGATTGCTGCTTTGCTCGATATGAAAAAAGAAACAAGTTATGAGGAAATGGTAATTGCTCTTTTGGAATTTATTGCCCTGGAACAGGATATTTATAGGTTTCGAGTCTATTCGTTTCAGGATTTTTTGGAATTGGTCAGTATGAATTTACGGGAAGTGAAAACAAAAAGCAGCGGGGAAGCATTCGCCCTGCCTGCTTTCGTGAAGCAAAGCGGCGTTCTGCCCAAGATGGTGAAAAATCTGATTCTGCGGGAACTGATTCGTGAACTTTTCCAAGAACAGAATTTTGCTGCTGCGATCCTGCCAAATAAAAATTCGCAGGACATTACCTAA
- a CDS encoding DUF1858 domain-containing protein produces MITKDMVIGQVLRQYPQTAEIFVALGMHCLGCPSATRESVEGAAITHGKNPDDLVAELNKAVGQ; encoded by the coding sequence ATGATCACGAAAGATATGGTTATCGGCCAGGTTCTCAGACAATACCCGCAAACTGCAGAAATTTTTGTGGCACTTGGTATGCACTGCCTGGGATGCCCGTCCGCAACAAGGGAGAGTGTTGAAGGCGCTGCGATCACGCATGGCAAAAACCCTGATGATCTGGTGGCAGAGCTTAACAAAGCCGTCGGACAGTAA
- a CDS encoding DUF362 domain-containing protein: MAYVITDDCTTCGSCVDECAVGAISEGDGKYVIDADTCAECGACVDACPSGAIIEG, translated from the coding sequence ATGGCATACGTTATTACTGACGACTGCACAACATGCGGATCCTGTGTTGACGAATGTGCAGTAGGAGCTATTAGCGAAGGCGACGGCAAATATGTCATCGATGCTGATACCTGCGCAGAATGTGGCGCTTGTGTAGACGCTTGTCCTTCTGGTGCAATTATTGAAGGATAA
- a CDS encoding beta-galactosidase, giving the protein MFKRFTVILVSMFIIAALAVSICWENIQGVELYSDNPVTKPYRIAQDLGGKWNSYSSLRQALTYENEAMDNMIDVLDLNQAKDLIIPSSQGFDVAAKKFSVTGKWSYKTAQLVLEGVNGKVSVFLNGIDDVNLIGEVEGNGGVYILNFPASRFDFSKENTLYLKTEKNSIQQNRIFGWLWPEQGKITGQIRLEAVSETTIDLSSIAVSYDSAKKQVKARVKIKHHDMLEQGPWVLNGALTTNQQKLAECVLPLSTNGKFEQDAELIFQVPTAHSWSPEDPFLYELNLNITNNRGGYDSLQLPVGIRQLGTANGKWTMNGTALDVRGQIISQEQEYTIRNQRQTEAFLKNLKSGGYHVICFMGFFPDESWLYAADKLGVGVWLEMPVGFTASSKIPNPAVFEDLAAVAAKHPSVLAWTVAKGIDDSAASSEYLQKTGDMISGFSQYQLSFPKDPVDSSITENILILPEGLQGEWGKLTYYSDGSANVVQPSDSKWKTEKVAVILWLICLVFLSAQNFFSIKWKYQELFNDLPKRAVRRAFFWCCLSLVARMGTLGAIVASPLFNLPVDTIPPWISYDFTWLKEVQDLPFALVCILISFFLIVLRLLQVGVAASAFPRNPGTLGLTCWMERKYGWIVLVGVAFVLTIYGMPYYFPIATYILLSVIFLPARIRGSWKAGGKHSRLLIVPATVFFGILITCLWHYQDFSYLIQMVLPNIDFSFQLF; this is encoded by the coding sequence ATGTTTAAAAGATTTACAGTCATACTTGTTTCAATGTTTATTATTGCTGCTCTTGCAGTATCCATATGTTGGGAAAATATTCAGGGTGTTGAACTATACAGTGATAATCCTGTCACTAAACCGTACAGGATTGCCCAGGATTTAGGCGGAAAATGGAATAGCTATTCAAGCTTAAGGCAGGCTTTGACCTATGAAAATGAGGCAATGGATAACATGATTGATGTTTTGGACCTCAACCAGGCCAAAGATTTGATTATACCTTCGAGTCAGGGGTTCGATGTTGCCGCTAAAAAATTTTCTGTTACCGGCAAATGGAGTTACAAGACGGCTCAGCTGGTTTTGGAAGGGGTAAACGGAAAGGTCAGCGTATTCTTAAACGGCATTGATGATGTGAATTTGATCGGTGAAGTTGAAGGAAACGGCGGCGTATATATTTTAAACTTTCCTGCCTCTAGATTTGATTTCAGCAAGGAAAACACGTTGTACCTGAAGACTGAGAAAAACAGCATTCAGCAGAACAGAATTTTTGGCTGGTTATGGCCGGAACAAGGAAAAATTACCGGTCAGATACGCTTGGAGGCAGTATCAGAAACGACCATTGATTTATCGAGCATAGCTGTTTCATATGATTCAGCGAAAAAGCAAGTGAAGGCCCGCGTGAAGATCAAGCATCACGATATGCTGGAGCAAGGACCTTGGGTCTTAAACGGAGCTTTAACTACTAATCAGCAGAAGCTCGCCGAATGTGTGCTTCCGCTGAGTACCAACGGCAAATTTGAGCAAGACGCGGAGCTGATTTTTCAGGTGCCGACTGCGCATTCCTGGAGTCCGGAAGATCCTTTCCTGTATGAGCTTAATCTGAATATAACCAATAACCGCGGAGGCTATGATAGTCTTCAGCTCCCCGTCGGAATCCGTCAGCTGGGAACAGCAAACGGAAAATGGACAATGAACGGTACAGCCTTGGACGTCCGGGGCCAAATCATTTCCCAGGAACAGGAGTACACAATTCGAAATCAGCGCCAGACGGAGGCCTTTCTGAAGAACCTTAAATCCGGCGGCTATCATGTGATCTGCTTTATGGGCTTCTTCCCTGATGAGAGCTGGCTGTATGCTGCAGACAAGCTTGGCGTGGGCGTATGGCTGGAAATGCCTGTCGGTTTCACGGCATCGTCTAAAATACCGAATCCGGCGGTTTTTGAAGATCTTGCTGCCGTTGCGGCAAAGCATCCGTCGGTATTAGCCTGGACGGTTGCCAAAGGCATTGATGATTCCGCGGCTTCCTCAGAATACCTTCAGAAGACCGGGGATATGATTTCCGGATTTTCGCAGTATCAACTTTCATTTCCGAAAGATCCGGTCGATTCAAGCATAACAGAGAATATTTTGATCTTGCCTGAAGGATTGCAGGGCGAATGGGGGAAGCTGACTTATTATTCCGATGGGTCAGCCAACGTGGTGCAACCATCAGATTCTAAATGGAAAACGGAGAAAGTCGCCGTAATTTTATGGCTGATCTGTCTCGTGTTTTTAAGTGCCCAAAACTTCTTCTCGATTAAATGGAAATACCAGGAGCTGTTTAATGATTTACCCAAAAGGGCCGTGCGCAGAGCTTTTTTTTGGTGTTGTCTGTCACTCGTCGCCCGCATGGGAACGCTCGGAGCGATTGTTGCTTCTCCGCTTTTTAATTTACCGGTCGATACCATACCGCCCTGGATTTCTTACGACTTCACCTGGCTTAAGGAAGTACAGGATCTCCCGTTCGCACTTGTCTGCATCCTTATCTCCTTCTTTTTGATCGTCTTAAGACTGCTGCAGGTTGGTGTTGCAGCTTCAGCCTTCCCTCGAAATCCAGGGACGTTGGGGCTGACATGCTGGATGGAAAGAAAATACGGCTGGATTGTTCTTGTTGGCGTTGCTTTCGTGCTGACAATATACGGCATGCCTTACTATTTCCCGATTGCAACGTATATCCTTCTGTCTGTTATATTCCTGCCTGCTAGGATCAGAGGCTCCTGGAAAGCCGGTGGGAAACACTCACGCCTGCTGATCGTTCCAGCTACAGTCTTTTTTGGCATTCTGATCACGTGTTTATGGCATTACCAGGATTTTTCCTATCTGATTCAAATGGTCTTGCCCAACATCGACTTTTCTTTTCAATTGTTTTAA
- the rsmH gene encoding 16S rRNA (cytosine(1402)-N(4))-methyltransferase RsmH, translated as MVFEHQSVLLQETIEMLFTDPDGLYVDCTLGGAGHSALLLQRLSASGRLVCFDQDETAVANARMKFANDPRVTVFQKNFVELEDTIRANSLLPAAGIMYDLGVSSPQLDEAERGFSYMRDAVLDMRMDRRKPLTAEEIVNSWSVEDLTGIIRDYGEEKWALRIAKFIGEARTHDRIRTTGQLVEIIKNAVPAAARREGPHPAKRTFQALRIAVNKELEVLEETLDQALHCLQDGGRIAVITFHSLEDRIVKNKFQSWMGKCTCPPSLPVCCCGVKPLARLVNKKPVVPSREEENDNPRSRSAKLRTAEKLKV; from the coding sequence GTGGTTTTTGAACACCAAAGCGTCCTGCTGCAAGAGACAATTGAAATGCTGTTTACAGACCCTGACGGATTATACGTGGACTGTACGCTGGGGGGAGCCGGACACTCGGCACTGCTGCTCCAGCGATTGAGCGCTTCGGGCAGGCTGGTATGTTTTGATCAGGATGAAACTGCTGTTGCCAATGCCCGCATGAAGTTTGCCAATGACCCAAGGGTCACTGTTTTTCAAAAGAACTTTGTGGAACTTGAAGATACGATCCGAGCGAATAGCTTATTACCGGCAGCAGGGATCATGTATGATCTAGGGGTCTCGTCGCCCCAACTGGATGAAGCGGAAAGAGGCTTCAGCTATATGCGGGATGCAGTGCTCGACATGCGCATGGACCGCAGAAAACCGCTTACTGCCGAAGAAATCGTCAACAGCTGGAGTGTGGAAGACCTGACCGGAATTATCCGGGATTACGGAGAAGAAAAATGGGCGCTGAGAATTGCAAAGTTTATTGGCGAAGCCCGGACTCACGATAGAATCAGAACAACAGGGCAACTTGTTGAAATCATAAAGAATGCGGTCCCTGCTGCAGCCCGCAGAGAAGGACCTCATCCTGCCAAGCGCACTTTTCAGGCTTTAAGGATTGCTGTGAATAAAGAACTTGAGGTACTGGAAGAAACATTGGATCAGGCTCTGCATTGCCTGCAGGATGGCGGAAGAATAGCCGTCATTACCTTTCATTCTTTGGAAGACAGAATTGTTAAAAACAAATTTCAGTCCTGGATGGGCAAATGTACATGTCCTCCTTCTCTTCCGGTATGTTGCTGCGGGGTAAAACCCCTTGCGAGGCTGGTCAATAAAAAACCGGTTGTTCCATCCAGGGAAGAGGAAAATGATAATCCCAGATCGCGGAGCGCCAAGCTTCGTACTGCTGAGAAACTCAAGGTCTAA